The Asterias amurensis chromosome 21, ASM3211899v1 genome has a segment encoding these proteins:
- the LOC139953181 gene encoding uncharacterized protein isoform X1, with the protein MDLPPIPDHSTYAHFVGPTTGKVKISLLDLIHNYHPYDQIAELIEDDPDAVHKQGWHGLTPMHKAALRGDPKITRLLLDHSASVNEANDYGETPLHYACKRGSLMNIHMMLEGGEEEGDVWQRDNAGRNCLHHAAAGGSVLSMHYLSEVHGMAFHDRDSIGQTPLHIACLQGFQDAIKYLLRNNRSELTWTDNNGNTALHIACQNALSEACWILLQHGNCGMLKVNNNHSQTPLHVLLQGETHGHQQLFKEMNYWADSKTPNLPPKGPMFTWYFMLTLPAHFFGLIMLVCGVIGSYSSVVATVAIVFLASYVGGQSHRLHHLSRWSNPIFCGAFAAGMFHTALCLFVKLHPVIFPVNTYIHFLVDLPLFCVMFYLYYVLLFRDPGRIPRSKAILEDADPCIRDVATGKTKADEFCICCEITVPDRARHCKMCEQCMLGIDHHCLFLLSCIAKDNHRHFVTFILVVMLSQVIFILYSIQYLFIIYPGHTLWEMGVAVVHKQPWVWSMCLLNLLSIIWGVSLVFMQLQLIANGVTMVWRPKVLSMKKVHAVYLSPSAKMKNLRNFFAGRRTMACNELNELQKI; encoded by the exons ATGGATTTACCGCCAATTCCAGATCATTCAACGTATGCTCATTTTGTGGGCCCTACTACCGGCAAAGTCAAGATAAGTCTTTTAGATTTGATCCATAATTATCATCCGTATGATCAAATTGCAGAACTGATTGAAGACGACCCGGATGCTGTACATAAACAAG GATGGCATGGACTGACCCCAATGCACAAAGCTGCCTTACGTGGAGATCCCAAGATCACTCGACTCCTTCTAGATCACTCAGCGTCTGTCAATGAAGCAAATGACTATGGAGAAACGCCACTTCATTATGCATGCAAACGAGGATcccttatgaatattcatatgaTGCTAGAGGGCGGTGAGGAGGAAGGGGATGTCTGGCAGAGAGATAACGCCGGGAGGAATTGTCTTCATCATGCTGCGGCTGGGGGTAGTGT GTTAAGCATGCACTACTTGTCCGAAGTACACGGGATGGCTTTTCATGACAGAGACTCTAT TGGTCAAACGCCTCTGCATATAGCATGTCTTCAAGGATTCCAAGATGCAATAAAATATCTCTTGAGAAACAAC AGATCGGAATTAACTTGGACGGATAATAACGGTAACACGGCACTTCACATAGCTTGTCAGAACGCTCTCAGTGAAGCCTGTTGGATCCTTCTTCAGCATGGGAACTGCGGAATGCTGAAAGTGAACAATAACCACAGCCAGACACCACTCCATGTACTGCTGCAAGGCGAAACCCACGG GCATCAGCAATTGTTCAAAGAGATGAATTATTGGGCCGATTCCAAGACGCCAAACCTTCCCCCCAAAGGCCCCATGTTCACCTGGTACTTCATGCTAACGTTGCCGGCCCATTTCTTCGGCCTCATCATGCTCGTTTGTGGTGTCATCGGATCTTATAGTTCGGTTGTTGCTACCGTCGCAATCGTTTTCCTCGCCTCTTATGTTGGAGGTCAAAGCCATCGACTCCATCACCTCTCAAG ATGGTCCAACCCTATCTTTTGTGGTGCATTTGCTGCAGGGATGTTCCACACGGCGCTGTGTTTGTTCGTCAAGCTTCACCCTG TGATTTTCCCAGTCAACACCTACATTCATTTTCTCGTTGACCTTCCGCTGTTCTGCGTCATGTTCTACTTATACTACGTACTTCTGTTCCGTGACCCCGGTAGGATTCCAAGGTCAAAGGCCATCTTGGAGGACGCTGACCCCTGCATCAGAGATGTGGCCACTGGGAAAACAAAAGCTGATGAGTTTTGCATTTGCTGTGAG ATTACCGTTCCCGACCGTGCCAGACATTGTAAGATGTGCGAGCAGTGCATGCTGGGAATCGACCACCACTGTCTGTTTCTCCTCAGCTGTATCGCCAAGGACAACCATCGTCACTTTGTCACGTTCATCCTCGTCGTCATGCTCTCTCAAGTCATCTTCATTCTTTACTCCATTCAGTACCTCTTCATCATCTACCCGGGCCACACCCTCTGGGAAATGGGTGTTGCCGTTGTTCACAAGCAACCTTGGGTGTGGTCAATGTGCTTGTTGAACCTCCTCTCGATCATCTGGGGTGTGTCGCTGGTGTTCATGCAGCTTCAATTGATCGCAAACGGCGTGACGATGGTATGGCGCCCAAAAGTGTTGTCCATGAAAAAAGTTCACGCCGTCTATCTCTCACCTTCGGCAAAAATGAAGAATCTAAGGAATTTTTTTGCCGGTCGGAGAACGATGGCTTGTAATGAACTGAACGAGCTGCAGAAAATTTGA
- the LOC139953181 gene encoding uncharacterized protein isoform X2 has translation MHKAALRGDPKITRLLLDHSASVNEANDYGETPLHYACKRGSLMNIHMMLEGGEEEGDVWQRDNAGRNCLHHAAAGGSVLSMHYLSEVHGMAFHDRDSIGQTPLHIACLQGFQDAIKYLLRNNRSELTWTDNNGNTALHIACQNALSEACWILLQHGNCGMLKVNNNHSQTPLHVLLQGETHGHQQLFKEMNYWADSKTPNLPPKGPMFTWYFMLTLPAHFFGLIMLVCGVIGSYSSVVATVAIVFLASYVGGQSHRLHHLSRWSNPIFCGAFAAGMFHTALCLFVKLHPVIFPVNTYIHFLVDLPLFCVMFYLYYVLLFRDPGRIPRSKAILEDADPCIRDVATGKTKADEFCICCEITVPDRARHCKMCEQCMLGIDHHCLFLLSCIAKDNHRHFVTFILVVMLSQVIFILYSIQYLFIIYPGHTLWEMGVAVVHKQPWVWSMCLLNLLSIIWGVSLVFMQLQLIANGVTMVWRPKVLSMKKVHAVYLSPSAKMKNLRNFFAGRRTMACNELNELQKI, from the exons ATGCACAAAGCTGCCTTACGTGGAGATCCCAAGATCACTCGACTCCTTCTAGATCACTCAGCGTCTGTCAATGAAGCAAATGACTATGGAGAAACGCCACTTCATTATGCATGCAAACGAGGATcccttatgaatattcatatgaTGCTAGAGGGCGGTGAGGAGGAAGGGGATGTCTGGCAGAGAGATAACGCCGGGAGGAATTGTCTTCATCATGCTGCGGCTGGGGGTAGTGT GTTAAGCATGCACTACTTGTCCGAAGTACACGGGATGGCTTTTCATGACAGAGACTCTAT TGGTCAAACGCCTCTGCATATAGCATGTCTTCAAGGATTCCAAGATGCAATAAAATATCTCTTGAGAAACAAC AGATCGGAATTAACTTGGACGGATAATAACGGTAACACGGCACTTCACATAGCTTGTCAGAACGCTCTCAGTGAAGCCTGTTGGATCCTTCTTCAGCATGGGAACTGCGGAATGCTGAAAGTGAACAATAACCACAGCCAGACACCACTCCATGTACTGCTGCAAGGCGAAACCCACGG GCATCAGCAATTGTTCAAAGAGATGAATTATTGGGCCGATTCCAAGACGCCAAACCTTCCCCCCAAAGGCCCCATGTTCACCTGGTACTTCATGCTAACGTTGCCGGCCCATTTCTTCGGCCTCATCATGCTCGTTTGTGGTGTCATCGGATCTTATAGTTCGGTTGTTGCTACCGTCGCAATCGTTTTCCTCGCCTCTTATGTTGGAGGTCAAAGCCATCGACTCCATCACCTCTCAAG ATGGTCCAACCCTATCTTTTGTGGTGCATTTGCTGCAGGGATGTTCCACACGGCGCTGTGTTTGTTCGTCAAGCTTCACCCTG TGATTTTCCCAGTCAACACCTACATTCATTTTCTCGTTGACCTTCCGCTGTTCTGCGTCATGTTCTACTTATACTACGTACTTCTGTTCCGTGACCCCGGTAGGATTCCAAGGTCAAAGGCCATCTTGGAGGACGCTGACCCCTGCATCAGAGATGTGGCCACTGGGAAAACAAAAGCTGATGAGTTTTGCATTTGCTGTGAG ATTACCGTTCCCGACCGTGCCAGACATTGTAAGATGTGCGAGCAGTGCATGCTGGGAATCGACCACCACTGTCTGTTTCTCCTCAGCTGTATCGCCAAGGACAACCATCGTCACTTTGTCACGTTCATCCTCGTCGTCATGCTCTCTCAAGTCATCTTCATTCTTTACTCCATTCAGTACCTCTTCATCATCTACCCGGGCCACACCCTCTGGGAAATGGGTGTTGCCGTTGTTCACAAGCAACCTTGGGTGTGGTCAATGTGCTTGTTGAACCTCCTCTCGATCATCTGGGGTGTGTCGCTGGTGTTCATGCAGCTTCAATTGATCGCAAACGGCGTGACGATGGTATGGCGCCCAAAAGTGTTGTCCATGAAAAAAGTTCACGCCGTCTATCTCTCACCTTCGGCAAAAATGAAGAATCTAAGGAATTTTTTTGCCGGTCGGAGAACGATGGCTTGTAATGAACTGAACGAGCTGCAGAAAATTTGA
- the LOC139952961 gene encoding kelch-like protein 3, which translates to MEDMEVLPTDPPPYRNILHTQRAFDLLNDFRKQNILCDVTLEAEGVELPAHRVVLAACSPYFSAMFTSQLSESRTQKIILQEIDGSALSQLLDFVYTSEIQVTEENVQTLLPAASLLQLIDVRSACCDFLQKQLHPTNCLGIRAFADMHSCSELYHYAQNYTMQHFSAVVHCDEFTALSADQVSELISSDHLTVPTEEEVFEAVVGWVNNDPQNRCDYTPRLIEHVRLPLLSRDYLVQRVEEEPLIKSSSSCKDYLIEAMKYHLLAKEQRALFKNPRTKPRTPIGLPKLMLVVGGQAPKAIRSVEVYDFKEEKWSQAAEMPSRRCRAGIAVLSGLVYAVGGFNGSLRVRTVDVYDPTRNMWSSVASMEARRSTLGVAVLNNRIYAVGGFDGTTGLSSVETYDPKVNEWKSVASMNTRRSSVGVAVLNDYLYAVGGYDGASRHCLSSVERYDPNKDEWTPVKEMNTRRSGAGVGVVDGLLYAVGGHDGPMVRKSVEMFNPEMNEWTCVTDMTHCRRNAGVAAVNTLLYVVGGDDGSANLSSVECYDSRANTWTVLLSCMTTVRSYSGVAIIDKPT; encoded by the exons ATGGAGGACATGGAAGTACTACCCACCGATCCCCCGCCGTATCGGAACATCCTTCACACACAGAGAGCCTTCGATCTTCTCAACGACTTCAGAAA GCAAAACATACTCTGCGATGTGACACTAGAGGCAGAAGGTGTAGAGCTGCCAGCCCACCGCGTCGTCCTAGCGGCATGCAGCCCTTACTTCTCAGCCATGTTTACCAGCCAACTCTCAGAGAGTCGCACCCAGAAGATTATCCTACAAGAGATTGATGGCAGCGCCCTCTCTCAACTGTTGGATTTCGTCTACACATCCGAGATACAAGTTACCGAAGAGAACGTCCAG ACACTCTTGCCAGCAGCAAGTCTACTACAACTCATCGACGTCCGCAGCGCTTGCTGCGACTTCCTTCAGAAGCAACTCCACCCAACAAACTGTCTAGGCATCCGTGCATTTGCCGACATGCATTCCTGCAGTGAGCTCTATCACTACGCACAGAACTACACAATGCAGCACTTCAG TGCTGTTGTTCACTGCGATGAGTTTACAGCATTATCTGCAGACCAGGTCAGCGAGTTAATCAGTAGTGATCATCTCACAGTACCAACTGAGGAAGAG GTGTTTGAAGCAGTCGTTGGTTGGGTCAACAATGACCCCCAGAACCGCTGCGACTACACGCCGCGTCTTATAGAGCACGTCCGTCTCCCGCTGCTGTCTCGGGACTACCTGGTGCAGCGTGTAGAGGAGGAGCCTCTGATTAAGTCCAGCAGCAGCTGTAAGGATTACTTAATAGAGGCCATGAAGTACCATCTACTGGCCAAAGAACAACGAGCTCTGTTTAAGAATCCTAGGACGAAGCCACGGACACCTATTGGACTTCCTAAG CTGATGTTAGTTGTTGGTGGTCAGGCACCCAAAGCAATCCGAAGTGTAGAAGTTTATGATTTCAAGGAAGAGAAGTGGTCTCAGGCAGCCGAGATGCCCTCAAGACGCTGTCGAGCTG GTATTGCAGTACTAAGCGGCTTAGTCTATGCCGTTGGTGGTTTCAACGGCTCCCTGCGCGTGAGAACCGTTGACGTGTACGATCCGACGAGGAACATGTGGTCATCGGTAGCATCCATGGAGGCCAGACGTAGCACGCTGGGCGTGGCTGTACTCAACAACCGTATCTACGCAGTAGGGGGATTTGACGGAACCACTG GTCTGAGTAGCGTTGAAACCTATGACCCAAAGGTCAATGAGTGGAAGTCTGTGGCGTCGATGAACACGCGGAGGAGTAGTGTTGGAGTGGCAGTACTCAATG ATTATCTATACGCTGTGGGTGGATACGATGGTGCTTCGAGACATTGTTTGAGCTCAGTGGAGCGTTACGATCCCAACAAGGATGAGTGGACACCAGTTAAAGAAATGAACACGAGACGAAGTGGAGCAG GTGTTGGCGTGGTTGACGGTCTTCTGTATGCCGTAGGAGGACACGACGGCCCCATGGTTCGTAAAAGTGTTGAGATGTTTAATCCAGAGATGAATGAATGGACGTGTGTGACTGATATGACACACTGTAGAAGGAATGCTG GTGTAGCTGCTGTTAACACGCTTCTCTACGTTGTCGGTGGAGATGACGGCTCAGCGAATCTCTCCTCGGTAGAATGCTACGACTCCAGGGCCAACACCTGGACCGTCCTGCTCTCCTGCATGACCACGGTGCGCAGTTACTCCGGCGTGGCCATCATCGACAAGCCCACATGA